The uncultured Cohaesibacter sp. region CACTTCCTGAATTTCCCATTGGCGAAGAGAGTGAAACAGCAGTTTTACATGAGACGCTGTTGCATTTGAATCGCATTTCACAACAGTGGGAAGACGATAGGACGGATGAGGAAAAAGAATCCGCCGCTTTGATTGCCGGGGTTCCAGTAGAAGAGCAAACTGATATTTCTGAATATACCGTCGAAGCAAAAAGAATGAGAGGGTGGAGATATGTTTCGGCCGCAAATGGGCTTGTTGATGAGGCTCGGGGTCCTGACGGAGACGCCCGGTCAGAGAAGTTCCAGCAAGCTTATGAGAAATATGCCGAGGCGCTTCGGATCAATCCCGAGATGCATGAAGCGTTGAACAATTGGGGCACTGCACTGAGCGATGAGGCACAGGGTCTTGACGGAGACGCCCGGTCAGAGAAGTTCCAGCAAGCTTATGAGAAATATGCCGAGGCGCTTCGGATCAAACCCGACAAGCATGAAGTGTTGTACAATTGGGGCAACGTACTGAGCGATGAGGCACAGGGTCTAGACGGAGACGCCCGGTCAGAGAAGTTCCAGCAAGCTTATGAGAAATATGCCGAGGCGCTTCGGATCAAACCCGACAATCATGAAGCGTTGAACAATTGGGGCGCTGCACTGAAGAATGAGGCTCAGGGTCTTGACGGAGACGCCCGGTCAGAGAAGTTCCAGCAAGCTTATGAGAAATATGCCGAGGCGGTTCGGATCAAACTCTACAATCATGAAGCGTTGTACAATTGGGGCAACGCACTGAGCGATGAGGCACAGGGTCTAGACGGAGACGCCCGGTCAGAGAAGTTCCAGCAAGCTTATGAGAAATATGCCGAGGCGGTTCAGATCAAACCCGACAAGCATGAAGCGTTGAACAATTGGGGCAACGCACTGAGCGATGAGGCACAGGGTCTTGACGGAGACGCCCGGTCAGAGAAGTTCCAGCAAGCTTCTGAGAAATATGCCGAGGCGGTTCAGATCAAACCCGACAATCATGAAGCGTTGAACAATTGGGGCTTTGCACTGAGCGAAGAGGCACAGGGTCTTGACGGAGACGCCCGGTCAGAGAAGTTCCAGCAAGCTTATGAGAAATATGCCGAGGCGGTTCGGATCAAACTCGACAATCATGAAGCGTTGAACAATTGGGGCACTGCACTGAGCGATGAGGCACAGGGTCTTGACGGAGACGCCCGGTCAGAGAAGTTCCAGCAAGCTTATGAGAAATATGCCGAGGCGCTTCGGATCAAACCCGACAAGCATGAAGTGTTGTACAATTGGGGCACTGCACTGAGCGATGAGGCACAGGGTCTTGACGGAGACGCCCGGTCAGAGGAGTTCCAGCAAGCTTATGAGAAATATGCCGAGGCGCTTCGGATCAAACCCGACAAGCATGAAGTGTTGTACAATTGGGGCAACGTACTGAGCGATGAGGCACAGGGCCTAGACGGAGACGCCCGGTCAGAGAAGCTCCAGCAAGCTTATGAGAAATATGCCGAGGCGGTTCGGATCAATCCCGAGATGCATGAAGCGTTGAACAATTGGGGCGCTGCACTGAGCAAAGAGGCTCAGGGTCTTGACGGAGACGAACGGACAGAGAAGTTCCAGCAAGCTTATGAGAAATATGCCGAGGCGGTTCGGATCAAACCCGACAAGCATGAAGCGTTCAACAATTGGGGCTTTGCACTGAGCGAAGAGGCACAGGGTCTTGACGGAGACGCCCAGTCAGAGACGTTCCAGCAAGCTTATGAGAAATATGCCGAGGCGGTTCGGATCAAACCCGACAATCATAAAGCGTTGAACAATTGGGGCAACGCACTGAGCGAAGAGGCACAGGGTCTTGACGGTGACGCCCGGTCAGAGAAGTTCCAGCAAGCTTATGAGAAATATGCCGAGGCGGTTCGGATCAAACCCGACAATCATGAAGCGTTGAACAATTGGGGCACTGCACTGAGCGAAGAGGCACAGGGTCTTGACGGAGACGCCCGGTCAGAGAAGTTCCAGCAAGCTTATGAGAAATATGCCGAGGCGGTTCGGATCAAACCCGACAATCATGAAGCGTTGAACAATTGGGGCGCTGCACTGAGCGAAGAGGCACAGGGTCTTGACGGAGACGCCCGGTCAGAGAAGTTCCAGCAAGCTTATGAGAAATATGCCGAGGCGGTTCGGATCAAACCCGACAAGCATGAAGCGTTCAACAATTGGTGCGCTGCACTGAGTGAAGAGGCACAGGGTCTTGACGGAGACGAACGGACACGAAGGTTGGCGGATGGTCGTAAGATGGCTGAGCGCTCGAAAGAAATCAATGGGCGTGCGAATTACAATCTGGCCTGCGTTTATGCTTTAATGGGTGAAGATGATTTGGCCTTAGTTGAACTCGGGGCATGTCTCGAAGATGGTACTCTTCCCGACAAAGGCCATGTCTCACAAGATGATGATTTGGAAAGTGTGCGCTCCTCCGCGAGGTTTGCCGCGTTGTTAGATAAGCTGTCTTGAATGTGCCGAAAGTGCTGATGTAATTGCCGCACCAACTGTAAAACATTTTGTGTAACAAATTGTGTAACTTTGGGTCGCGAAGATACGAAAAAATGGCTGAATTATGCCAATTTAGTTTTAGCTCTGGCGCGTCTCGGCCGCACCATACAAAAGCTCCGAGCCCTGATGGGCCGGGGCTTTTTTGTTATGTGCAGCCGTTGGGCAATCGGATGCTGAAGACGCAAGATGGTTTCCTGAATTCGCGGTTTTAATGGCCAGACTGAGCCAGCTATCTGATCGTTTGTCCGTGGGTTAAATTTGCCAAGCGGCTGTCGCGTTCAGCAATTTGTGAACCTGATTTCGTAAGAGGGGAGGGACTGAGCTGAATATGATGGCTCAATCCGCTCTTGCGATCCCTGCGGAATAGTCGCGCAAACTCTGACTTTTCATAGGGTTTCGTCCTCTCCTGAAGTTGCTGAGGGCTACTGTTTTCAGGTTTTTAGACAGTGGATAATCCTGAAATTTTCTATAGGGAATGATACTTATTTTCTCTCCAAATTAGGGGCTTGGCCGGATCATCTGAAAGGGCGTTTTGTTGAAACTGTTGACAAATGTAACCGATTGCATTAGCAATATCAGGTGTTCATGCAGGCGTGCCGCGTGAACGGCAGACAAAAATGTAATCGGTTACATGCTGTTTGAGGCGGCGTGTACTGTGGAGGACATCGTTATGATTAAGAAGTGGCTTTTGGCTGCAACCGTCGTGGTTGCGGCAGGGATTTCTGTACCCTCAGCAAACGCGGAAAGTTTCAAGATCGGCTTGTCGAATGGCTGGGTCGGCAGTGAATGGCGCACCCAGATGATTGAAGAGGCTCAGGCTGCGGCTGCTGCCTGGAAAGACAAGGGCGTTGATCTGGAAGTTGTCGTACAGAGCGGCAACGTCGACGCGCAGGGCCAGGTTGGCCAGGTGCGTAACTTCATCAACCAGGGCGTTGATGCCATCATCATCAACCCCAATAGCCCAACCGCTTTCAACCCGGTTTTTGCTCAGGCAAAAGCGCGTGGCATTCTGGTCATCGCAACTGATGCTGAAGTGTCCTCCAAGGACGCACTCTATGTTGGTATCGATCAGAAGCAGTGGGCTTTCCAGTCCGCAAAATGGCTGGCCGAAACCCTGGAAGGCAAGGGTAATGTCGTCGCCATCAATGGTGTCGCGGGCAACCCGGCCAACGAAATGCGCGTGGCTGGCTATAAAGAGGCATTTGCCGCCCATCCTGACATCAAGGTTCTCAACGAAGCCAACGCGAACTGGGATCAGGCGCAGGGCCAGCAGGCAATGCAGAACCTTCTTGCGACCTATCCTGACATTCAGGGCGTTTGGGTGCAGGACGGTATGGCTGCCGGTGCATGGCGGTCCATCATCGCGGCCAACAAAGTCGACTCCATTGCTGCGACCGGCGAAATCCGCAAGGACTTCATGGTGACCTGGAAAGAGCAGGGTCTGAACTCTGCCGCATCAGTCAACCCTCCCGGCGTTATGGCGTCTGCGTTGAACGTTGCCGTGCTGAAGCTTCAGGGCAAGGAATTCAAGGATGACATCTTTGCTGGTGTCTATGGCAATGCCATCTACATCCCGATCCCGTTCATCGACAATGCCAACCTCGATGAAAAGCTCGAAGAAGCAAAAGACAAGCCCGGCTACTGGTCCGTGAGTGCTATTGTGACTCCGGAAGAAGCCGAAGCTTTCTTCAAATAAAGCAAACATGCGCCCGCCTGATCCCGGATCAAGACGGACTTGAACTCCAGTGACACTTTGATCCATCGATGTCGGCGGGCGCTCCGACATTGCAAAAACCGAGGTTTGTCATGTCTCCAGCCATTGCAGTGCGTGATCTTACGAAGCGATTTGACAAGGTTCAGGCCTTGTCTGACGGGAAGCTCACCGTCGAACGGGGCGAAATTCATGCGCTCCTCGGTGCCAACGGATGTGGCAAGAGTACCCTGTCGAAGATTGTTGCGGGCGCCTATGCCCCAACATCCGGTACCGTGCTCATCAATGGCGAGGAAGTCTCCTTCCGCAGCCCGCGTGACGCGGAAGAAAAGGGCATTGCTCTCTTTTATCAGGAACTGAGCCTCATTCCGAAAATGTCGGTGGAAGCCAACATTTTCCTCCGGCGTGAGCCGCGCACCAGAGCCGGTTTCATCGACTATGGCAAGATGAGGGAAGAGACCCTCACACTGCTGGCTCTGTTCAAGGAAGCGGTCGGCGACGACATTCGGCCCGACGTGCTGGTTGCCGATCTTTCGCCGGGTCAACGGCAGATCGTCGAAATTCTCAAGGTTTATGCCAAGAAGCCAAGCATCGTCATCATGGATGAGGCGACGGCGGCGCTCGATGGCCGTCAGGTGAAGGTCTTCTTCGACATCCTGCGCAGCAAGCGCGAGGAAGGCATTTCGACCATTTTCATCACCCACAGGCTCGACGAGGTGTTCGAGATCTGTGATCGGGCGACCATCATGCGCAATGGCGCTGTTATTGCCGAGACAATTGTGGCCGAGACGACCACTGAAGAGGTGGTGCACATGATGGTGGGGGACGTGAAGAAGGCCCCCAAACGTGCTGCAACACGCGACGAGACAAAAGAGCCTCTGCTCAAGGTCGAGGCTTTGGGCAGTGCTGCGCTCAATGATGTCTCCCTTTCGGTCGCTCCAGGCGAGATTGTCGGTCTTGGCGGCCTTCAGGGGCAGGGGCAGTCAACCTTGCTTCGCACCCTCTTTGGTGCCCTGCCTCACACGAGCGGTCAGGTTACTCTTCGCGGTGAGGCCGTTTCGATCAGGAAGCCTGCACAGGCTGTGCATCGCAAGATCGCCTATGTTTCTGGGGACCGCGGGCCGGATGCGGCCCTTCCCGGACGCTCGATTTTCGAGAACCTCGCCGCGGCAATTCTGGTCAGCGAGCGGCGCAAGCTGGTTCGGGCCGGACAGTTGCGCTCTCAGCTCGCTGAGGTGGCGTCCGCCTTCAAGACCAAATATGCCCGCCTGTCCGATGCGATTGGTACCCTGTCAGGTGGCAACCAGCAGAAGATTTTCATTGCCCGCTGGTTGGCGACCAAACCCGACCTGATCCTTCTCGATGATCCGACAAAGGGCATCGATCTGGCGGCCAAGGCTGATCTTTTCGCTCTCATTCGGGAGATGGCGGAGAATGGCGTTGCCGTTCTGCTCTACTCCAGTGAGGAAGCGGAACTGCTTGATAACTGCGATCGGATCGCGGTTTTCAATGACGGCAGGGTTGTCACCGAACTTTCCGGTTCAGACATGGATTCGTTCCATCTGACCCGAGCAGCTTACGGAGAGGCCTGATGAACGCTTTCCTTTCCTCTATCAAGACAAGCCAGAAACCCGCGTGGCTGGTGGCCTTTGGCTCTCTTCTGGCGCTGGTCGTCATCAACCGCTTTCTTCAATCGTCCTTCTTTGACGGCGGAGTGATGCATTCCAACCTGACCACCTTCCTGCCACTCATTCTGGTTGCGGTGGGGCAGACCTTCGTCATTATGGGGGGCGATATCGATCTCTCCGTGGGATCGATTGCTGCTCTGGTCAACGTTGTCATCGTGACGATCATTTCCATGACCGGGGGCGATACGGCGAGCATTCCGATTGGACTGGCTGGTGGTCTTGTCGTCGCTGTGCTCTGCGGCCTGTTCAATGGCCTCATCATCAGTTATTTGCGTCTTCAGCCCATGGTGGCCACCTTTGGTACCGGGATCCTCTTTTCCGCCGTGGCGCTCTGGATCCTGCCTCAGGCCGGGTTGGCGGTGCCTGATGCCTACTGGATGACCTATGGCGGGTCGATTGTCGGCATTCCCACCGTGCTGTGGATCCTGATCCTCAGCTTTGCCTTTGTGCTCATCATGCGTCGGCGCCCGTTCGAGGCTCATCTGAAGGCGGTCGGTGGCAACAGGGCCGGTGCCTTCCAGAGCGGCATCGACATGAGCTTCACCCGCCTGTTGTCCTTTGCCCTTTGCGGATTGTTCTCCGGCTTTGCTGCAGTGTGCCTCACCGGCGAAACGGCCAGTGGTGACCCGCTGCTCGGACAGAGCCTAGCCATGGGGTCGATTTCTGCCGTGGTGCTTGGCGGCACGATGCTGTCAGGCGGCGTCGGGGGAGCGATTGGCTCCATCTTCGGTGCGCTGCTGCTCGGCATGATTGGCAACGTGATCTTCTTTGCCGGACTTCCCTTCGAATATCAGACGCTGGTTCAGGGGCTGATTGTTCTGGCGGCGCTCGCTGGTGGCGTCCTTGTGGCGCGGAAATGAGGAGAGTGACATGACTGATACGACTTCAAGCAACGCGAAATCGGACTCCTCTGGCCTGCGCCTTACTGCCATCCTCAAGGAACCTGTCGTCCTTGCCCTCTTTGCTATCATCGTGCTTCTGGCGATTGGCGAGATGGTCTCGCCGGGCTTTGCCCGTGGGGATCAGATTATCAAGCTTTTGACGGTGGCGGCGCTCCTCGGCTTTGCCGCTGCCGGTCAGAACCTCGTTGTGCTGGCCGGTGGTGAGGGGATTGATCTGTCCATCGGGGCAATGATCTCCCTTGGCGCGGTGATTGCGGGCAATGTCATGGATGGCAGCAACGCTGGCATTCTGCCTGCGCTTCTGGTGGCCAGTGGGGTGACCTTCCTTATTGGGCTCGTCAACGGCATGGGAGTGACCATCATCCGGATCCCGCCGCTCGTTATGACCCTTGGCATGCTGTCGGTCATTCAGGGTGGTCTGGTTGTCTTCTCGCGCGGCATTCCCTCGGGCAATGCTGCTCCGGCGCTGATGGACTTCATCAACCAGCCGGTGATCTTCGGCATTCCGGGGATTCTCTTCATCTGGCTGGTGTTGATCATCGCGATGGTCTTTGTTCTGCGGGCCACGGCGTTCGGCTTTGCCATCTACGCCGTCGGGGCCAACGCACAGGCTGCGCGTCTTGTCGGTCTGCCGGTGGGGCTTATCCGCACGCTGGTCTTCGGCCTGTCCGGCGCGCTTGCCGGACTCACCGGTGTGTTCGTGATCGGCTATACGGGCAACTCCTTCATCAGTGTGGGTGACCAGTATATGTTGCCCTCGATCATTGCCGTGGTGATCGGCGGGACTTCCCTTGCGGGGGGCTCTGGGGGCTATATTGGAACCGTTGCAGGGGCTATCGCACTGATTCTCCTGCAAAGTGTTCTCACCACCCTGCATCTGGAGTTCTGGGGCCGCCAGCTTATCTTCGGTGGCACATTGCTCCTGCTGCTTCTGTTCTATGGACGACAGAAGAGTGCCCGGATTTAAGTGAAATGGCAGATCAACCCAACATTCGTGATGTGGCAAAGGCTGCCGGTGTCTCGACAGCGACCGTATCCCGCGCCCTTGCCCAGCCAGACAAGGTGAGGGAGGCGACACTGAAGAAGGTGATGGAGGCGGTCGAGGCGACCGGCTTCGTGCCTAACCGGCAGGCCAGCATGTTTCGGCAAAGAAAGAGCAAGACCGTCATCCTCTTGGTCCGCGACATCTCCAACCCCTTCTATCTCGACATCTTCAAGGGCGTCGAGGAAGAGGCTTTTGCCGCCGGATACAAGGTGCTGATGGGCGATGCGCGTGAAGATGACGAGCGCATTACCCACTATATCGACGCGGTGCGCGAATGTCAGGCAGATGGCCTCATCCTGATGATCGGCAGCTTCCCGCAGAAACTGCTCGAACAGCCCGAGAAACTGCCGCCGCTGATCGTTGCGCTGGAAGAAATCGAGGGGCTGAAGGCCCCGACCGTCAGGGTCGACAATGTCGGCGCTGCCGAGGAGGCCGTCACTCATCTCATTCATCAGGGCCACAAGCGGATCGTGCATCTGACCGGCCCCTTGAAGGAATATCTGGGTCAGGCGCGACTTGAGGGTTATCGCAAGGCTCTGCAAAAGGCCGGGTTGCCCATCGACGAGGAGCTGATCCTGCCGGGTGATTTCAGCCTCAACGCCGGCCACGACCAGATGGCAAATATCCTTGCCCAAGGCAAGGAATTCAGCGGCGTCTTTGCTGCAAGTGACCAAATGGCCATCGGTGCGGCGAGCGCTCTGCGCGAGCAGGGATACAGCGTCCCTGATGATATCTCACTGGTCGGGTTCGACGATACGCTCGTCGCATCCGTCTTTTATCCGCCGTTGACAACGGTTCATCAGCCGCGCCGCGAAATCGGTCGTGCGGCCATGGCCTTGATGATCCGCCAGCTCAATCAAGCCGGGAGCCTTGAGGGCAAAGCGGTTACGGTCCAGCAGGACCAGCAGTTTGCCACTCAATTGATTTCCCGCCAGTCCGTTTCGCAGTTCAATGCTGAGAGACCGGGAACGAAACAAGGAGTTTAGACCATGAAAACACTAAAGGGTCCTGGGCTTTTTCTGGCGCAGTTCGTGGGCGCTGAGCCTCCGTTCAATGATTTGTTCACAATGGCCAAATGGGCCGCAGATCTCGGCTACAAAGGGCTTCAGATCCCGACCGGTGACAATCTGTTCGATCTGGATCTGGCCGCAAGCTCCAAAGATTATTGCGATGAGTTGAAGGGCAAGCTGACGGAAATCGGTGTCGAAATCACCGAGCTGTCCACCCACATTCAGGGGCAGCTGGTTGCCGTGCATCCCGCCTATGATGCGCTGTTTGACAATTTTGCCCCCGAAGCCGTGCGTGGCAACGCCAAGGCGCGTCAGGAATGGGCGGTAGAGCATGTCAAGAAGGTCGGTCTGGTCTCGAAGAACCTTGGCCTCGGCACGCATGTCAGCTTTTCCGGTGCGCTCGCATGGCCCTATGTCTATCCGTGGCCGCAACGTCCGTCCGGGCTAGTCGAGGAAGCCTTTGCCGAGCTGGCCAAGCGCTGGAAGCCGATCCTTGACTATCATGACGAGATTGGTGTCGATGTCGCCTATGAGCTGCATCCGGGTGAGGATCTGCACGACGGGGTGACGTTCGAGCGCTTCCTTGCCGAGCTTGGCGGTCATCCGCGAGCCAACATTCTTTATGATCCGTCCCATTTCGTGCTGCAGGCGCTCGACTATCTCGCCTTCATCGACATCTACCACGACCGCATCAAGGCCTTTCACGTCAAGGATGCCGAGTTGCAGTATAACGGTCGGTCCGGGGTCTATGGCGGCTATCAGTCGTGGGTTGACCGTCCGGGTCGTTTCCGCTCGCTCGGCGATGGCAGCGTCGACTTCAAGGGCATCTTTTCCAAGATGGCGCAGTATGATTTTGCCG contains the following coding sequences:
- a CDS encoding substrate-binding domain-containing protein; this encodes MIKKWLLAATVVVAAGISVPSANAESFKIGLSNGWVGSEWRTQMIEEAQAAAAAWKDKGVDLEVVVQSGNVDAQGQVGQVRNFINQGVDAIIINPNSPTAFNPVFAQAKARGILVIATDAEVSSKDALYVGIDQKQWAFQSAKWLAETLEGKGNVVAINGVAGNPANEMRVAGYKEAFAAHPDIKVLNEANANWDQAQGQQAMQNLLATYPDIQGVWVQDGMAAGAWRSIIAANKVDSIAATGEIRKDFMVTWKEQGLNSAASVNPPGVMASALNVAVLKLQGKEFKDDIFAGVYGNAIYIPIPFIDNANLDEKLEEAKDKPGYWSVSAIVTPEEAEAFFK
- a CDS encoding sugar ABC transporter ATP-binding protein, whose protein sequence is MSPAIAVRDLTKRFDKVQALSDGKLTVERGEIHALLGANGCGKSTLSKIVAGAYAPTSGTVLINGEEVSFRSPRDAEEKGIALFYQELSLIPKMSVEANIFLRREPRTRAGFIDYGKMREETLTLLALFKEAVGDDIRPDVLVADLSPGQRQIVEILKVYAKKPSIVIMDEATAALDGRQVKVFFDILRSKREEGISTIFITHRLDEVFEICDRATIMRNGAVIAETIVAETTTEEVVHMMVGDVKKAPKRAATRDETKEPLLKVEALGSAALNDVSLSVAPGEIVGLGGLQGQGQSTLLRTLFGALPHTSGQVTLRGEAVSIRKPAQAVHRKIAYVSGDRGPDAALPGRSIFENLAAAILVSERRKLVRAGQLRSQLAEVASAFKTKYARLSDAIGTLSGGNQQKIFIARWLATKPDLILLDDPTKGIDLAAKADLFALIREMAENGVAVLLYSSEEAELLDNCDRIAVFNDGRVVTELSGSDMDSFHLTRAAYGEA
- a CDS encoding ABC transporter permease, with protein sequence MNAFLSSIKTSQKPAWLVAFGSLLALVVINRFLQSSFFDGGVMHSNLTTFLPLILVAVGQTFVIMGGDIDLSVGSIAALVNVVIVTIISMTGGDTASIPIGLAGGLVVAVLCGLFNGLIISYLRLQPMVATFGTGILFSAVALWILPQAGLAVPDAYWMTYGGSIVGIPTVLWILILSFAFVLIMRRRPFEAHLKAVGGNRAGAFQSGIDMSFTRLLSFALCGLFSGFAAVCLTGETASGDPLLGQSLAMGSISAVVLGGTMLSGGVGGAIGSIFGALLLGMIGNVIFFAGLPFEYQTLVQGLIVLAALAGGVLVARK
- a CDS encoding ABC transporter permease — its product is MTDTTSSNAKSDSSGLRLTAILKEPVVLALFAIIVLLAIGEMVSPGFARGDQIIKLLTVAALLGFAAAGQNLVVLAGGEGIDLSIGAMISLGAVIAGNVMDGSNAGILPALLVASGVTFLIGLVNGMGVTIIRIPPLVMTLGMLSVIQGGLVVFSRGIPSGNAAPALMDFINQPVIFGIPGILFIWLVLIIAMVFVLRATAFGFAIYAVGANAQAARLVGLPVGLIRTLVFGLSGALAGLTGVFVIGYTGNSFISVGDQYMLPSIIAVVIGGTSLAGGSGGYIGTVAGAIALILLQSVLTTLHLEFWGRQLIFGGTLLLLLLFYGRQKSARI
- a CDS encoding LacI family DNA-binding transcriptional regulator, which encodes MADQPNIRDVAKAAGVSTATVSRALAQPDKVREATLKKVMEAVEATGFVPNRQASMFRQRKSKTVILLVRDISNPFYLDIFKGVEEEAFAAGYKVLMGDAREDDERITHYIDAVRECQADGLILMIGSFPQKLLEQPEKLPPLIVALEEIEGLKAPTVRVDNVGAAEEAVTHLIHQGHKRIVHLTGPLKEYLGQARLEGYRKALQKAGLPIDEELILPGDFSLNAGHDQMANILAQGKEFSGVFAASDQMAIGAASALREQGYSVPDDISLVGFDDTLVASVFYPPLTTVHQPRREIGRAAMALMIRQLNQAGSLEGKAVTVQQDQQFATQLISRQSVSQFNAERPGTKQGV
- a CDS encoding sugar phosphate isomerase/epimerase; translation: MKTLKGPGLFLAQFVGAEPPFNDLFTMAKWAADLGYKGLQIPTGDNLFDLDLAASSKDYCDELKGKLTEIGVEITELSTHIQGQLVAVHPAYDALFDNFAPEAVRGNAKARQEWAVEHVKKVGLVSKNLGLGTHVSFSGALAWPYVYPWPQRPSGLVEEAFAELAKRWKPILDYHDEIGVDVAYELHPGEDLHDGVTFERFLAELGGHPRANILYDPSHFVLQALDYLAFIDIYHDRIKAFHVKDAELQYNGRSGVYGGYQSWVDRPGRFRSLGDGSVDFKGIFSKMAQYDFAGWAVLEWECALKHPEDGAREGATFIRDHIIHVTEHAFDDFASSGVDAATNRRLLGIEGV